One window of Nymphaea colorata isolate Beijing-Zhang1983 chromosome 1, ASM883128v2, whole genome shotgun sequence genomic DNA carries:
- the LOC116248095 gene encoding uncharacterized protein At2g39795, mitochondrial — MRKFLRVLKDNASEGISKALGDAELLRAVQSELRHEMSKDHFKSRPTGSLGHFVVERDSPQTQDVILRGKYGAEDIALSALLGPLCNYEEGCLFPGHVLMKLCVAKPGSSAVLQFDCRVSGENESNFSIQKALYHEDFNSLSSCKYRGPQYNSLDPELQKGLRRFLWVRGVDTQLSNFLLVHLHKKEQSQYVKWLQKLESMIARNLER, encoded by the exons ATGAGGAAGTTCTTGAGGGTTTTGAAGGACAATGCCTCGGAAGGGATCAGCAAGGCCCTCGGTGATGCTGAACTCCTGCGGGCCGTCCAATCTGAGCTCAGGCACGAGATGTCGAAGGATCATTTCAAG AGTCGTCCAACCGGTTCGTTGGGACATTTTGTTGTGGAGAGGGACAGCCCCCAGACGCAAGATGTAATTCTGAGGGGGAAATATGGTGCTGAGGACATTGCGCTGTCTGCTTTACTGGGTCCACTATGCAACTATGAAGAAGGTTGTCTGTTTCCGGGGCATGTTCTGATGAAACTGTGCGTCGCAAAGCCTGGTTCAAGTGCTGTTTTGCAGTTTGATTGCAGAGTTTCCGGTGAGAACGAGTCCAACTTTTCTATTCAAAAAGCTCTGTATCACGAAGATTTCAATTCTTTGAGCAGTTGTAAGTACAGAGGCCCTCAGTATAA CTCATTAGATCCTGAATTGCAGAAAGGGTTGAGAAGATTCTTGTGGGTTCGGGGAGTTGATACGCAGCTGTCCAATTTTCTTCTGGTTCACTTGCATAAGAAGGAGCAAAGTCAATATGTGAAATGGCTGCAAAAGTTGGAGTCTATGATAGCGCGGAATTTAGAAAGATAG